The Bacteroidales bacterium region ATCATAAAACCAATCAATCATGAATAAATATATTCTTTTACTGGTGGCTTTTTGCTCATTATTTTCCTGTAAGGACGATGATCCCGTTGATCCGTATATTCCGGTGAATTTGCCGTCTATTCAAAAAATTACTTTTACTGAAGGTCAGGACTCAAGCATTTTTGTTTACGATCAGGATATGCGTTTATTATCAGGTAAATGCAAAAACTTCGGGGGAATGTCCGGAGAGGAGAAATTCACTGTTCATTATTCAGATCAGGGACATTTAGCCGGTGCTAAGTATGAGGTGTTGCAAGGATCCAGGTATAGTGAATTTTCCGTAAATTATTCTCTGAATGATAGAAATATGCTGTCCGGTCTTACGAGAGAGGATTGGACCAAATCACTTTCTTTTTCCTATGACGAACATTACAGGTTGGTACAGTTGACTGTTCATCTTCCGCAAAACGGGATCAATCGCTATACCATTTCCTATGACGACCAGTCGAATGTTTCATCTGTAGAGCTTTATTTAAAGATAGCTGACGTGGAAGGTTATACTAAAACCGAATATGATCAATATGATGGAAGTCCAAATCCTTTCAGCTATCTGGTGAATGTTTTTTATGCTCCGGTATTTTCTTCTAATTACGGCCCTGTCCGTTATGATGCCCTATCTTTGGGGATGCTTTTATCAGCGAATAATCCGGGGAAAATTACCGAATACAGAAAGGAAGGTGAGGCATATGTGCTAACATCATCCACCCTGTTGGAATATACTTATGCGGATGACCGTTATCCGGTTGAAATAACAGGAGATTCATTTTCATTGAAAGTAGGCTATCACCCATAACAAAGGATATCACTTCCGGCAAAGCAAAAGAAGGTTGAAATGACAGATAAAACACCTACCTTTGCGCCTCTTTTGCAGTAAAAATGTTTTGGTGAACAATTGATTACATTTTTGAATAAAATTATTGAACAGTGAAAATTAAAAACGGACAATACGAGATTGGTGGGTTAAGCGTGACAGCATTGGTAGAAAAATATGATTCACCCCTATATATTTATGATACGGCTATAATTAACAGGCAATATAAACGTTTATCCAAAGCCTTTGAAGATACCCGTTTACAAATACATTATGCCTGTAAAGCGCTGAACAATATAAATATCATGCGCCATATCTGTAAATTAGGCGCCGGATTGGATGCTGTTTCCATACAGGAAGTGGAATTGGGTATAAAAGCCGGATTCAATCCGAAAGATATCATGTTTACTCCGAATTGTGTCTCTATTGAAGAATTTGAACAGGCAATCGTAAATGATGTACATATCAATATCGATAACCTGTCCATCCTGGAGCAGATAGGGTCAAAGTATGGTTCGAAAATACCGGTAAGTATTCGTATCAATCCACATATTATGGGAGGAGGCAATATAAAAATTTCTACCGGCCACGTTGATTCCAAGTTTGGTATTTCCATGTACCAGCTTCCGCATATACAAAGGATCATTGATAGTTATAAAATGAAGGTTGACGGATTGCATATGCATACCGGATCGGATATCCTGGATGTCGAAGTTTTTATTAAAGGAGCAGAAATTATGTTTGATGCGGCACAACACTTTCCCGATCTTCAGTTTCTCGACTTTGGTAGCGGATTTAAGGTCCCTTATAAGCCGGATGATTATTCTACGGATATCGAGTTGTTGGGATCAACACTTTCT contains the following coding sequences:
- the lysA gene encoding diaminopimelate decarboxylase, which codes for MKIKNGQYEIGGLSVTALVEKYDSPLYIYDTAIINRQYKRLSKAFEDTRLQIHYACKALNNINIMRHICKLGAGLDAVSIQEVELGIKAGFNPKDIMFTPNCVSIEEFEQAIVNDVHINIDNLSILEQIGSKYGSKIPVSIRINPHIMGGGNIKISTGHVDSKFGISMYQLPHIQRIIDSYKMKVDGLHMHTGSDILDVEVFIKGAEIMFDAAQHFPDLQFLDFGSGFKVPYKPDDYSTDIELLGSTLSQRFNDFCKEYGRDLILKFEPGKFLVSQAGFLAAKVNVVKHTTSTVFAGVNTGLNHLIRPMFYDSYHHIINVSKPNGTPRIYTVVGYICETDTFGWNRKIAEISEGDILVFLNAGAYGMTMASNYNARLRPAEVMVHEGKDYLIRKGETLDDLLHNQIIHDL